One Bacillota bacterium genomic region harbors:
- a CDS encoding PIN domain-containing protein, whose protein sequence is MRRIFVDTSAWYSLKNSQDPHHRAVLDFFREQQGQALFFTSDYIADEAITLTRVRLKNHKVAADLAQELFSEKAAKMVFVSPAHHDRALEIFVSYGDQYFSYTDCTSFAIMEALKIEEALALDYDFERFGLRQVRMEAGPRA, encoded by the coding sequence ATGAGACGGATTTTCGTGGATACCAGTGCCTGGTATTCCTTGAAGAATTCCCAAGATCCACACCACCGGGCGGTATTGGACTTCTTCAGGGAACAGCAGGGCCAAGCGCTTTTTTTCACTTCGGATTACATCGCCGATGAAGCTATCACTCTGACCAGGGTGCGGCTGAAGAATCATAAGGTGGCGGCCGATCTGGCGCAGGAATTGTTTTCCGAAAAGGCAGCCAAGATGGTCTTTGTTTCTCCGGCCCATCATGACCGGGCGCTGGAGATTTTTGTCTCCTATGGCGATCAGTATTTTTCCTATACCGACTGCACAAGCTTCGCGATTATGGAAGCACTGAAGATTGAAGAAGCCCTGGCCCTCGACTATGACTTCGAAAGATTTGGTCTCCGGCAGGTGCGGATGGAAGCCGGGCCCCGGGCTTAG